AGTTATGTGAACGCCTCTTTTTTATATTTTTTGTTTGCAGGATTTTTAATTTTTTCATCCTTAATGATGCTACGTCAAAGGCATGATCGCGTGGCCACCCACAATCACCCTTGGTCTGACAAATTGGGTTTTGCAAGTCAGTACCCTGATAAAGCAGGCCGACTGATTGATTATAAAGTGGAGAAAGTCTTTTGGGGTCTGTTTTTAATGTATTTTGCGGGGATACTTTCGGCTTTGTTAGGAATTGGCAGTGGTGTTCTTAAGGTGCTAGCTATGGACAATGCTATGAAGCTTCCTATTAAAGTGTCTTCAGCCACTTCCAACTTTATGATTGGGGTGACGGCAGTAGCAAGTGCTAGTGCGTACTTTGTTAAGGGTGATGTTCACCCCCCACTTGTGATTCCAGTGGCCTTGGGCATTATTATAGGTTCATGGTGTGGAGCAAGGACCATGAAGAAGATGGAATCTTCGACAATCAGAATTATTTTTATAGTGATTATGTTTATTGTTTCGATCCAGATGATTTATAAAGGGTTACAGTCATGAATGATAAGAGCTTTAACCTTATAATTTCAAATTTATTTCGCTATGGGATCA
This region of Pseudobdellovibrionaceae bacterium genomic DNA includes:
- a CDS encoding sulfite exporter TauE/SafE family protein — encoded protein: MYELLLFAFSIFAGFIGAILGLGGGIIIVPTLTLLLHVDIRYAVAASLISVIATSSGAASNFLKSNLTNLRVASFLEMGTVFGAITGFLITSYVNASFLYFLFAGFLIFSSLMMLRQRHDRVATHNHPWSDKLGFASQYPDKAGRLIDYKVEKVFWGLFLMYFAGILSALLGIGSGVLKVLAMDNAMKLPIKVSSATSNFMIGVTAVASASAYFVKGDVHPPLVIPVALGIIIGSWCGARTMKKMESSTIRIIFIVIMFIVSIQMIYKGLQS